One segment of Paramormyrops kingsleyae isolate MSU_618 chromosome 8, PKINGS_0.4, whole genome shotgun sequence DNA contains the following:
- the LOC111857237 gene encoding cadherin-like protein 26 — MRTAIIVFLLLILQSVGLFSTALAEALIRHKRSWIIAYFQIEEEHPGPYPIELGAVAEVDAYHVLKVYGKGVDEEPRHVFDIDRKTGIVNVYKKIDYETHKKFLLIFEINNKTSHVETRLAIDIVVKNINDNSPQFPENTFTITVNESTHQGTYLTTVTATDRDEPGIFLENYRIASQVPKSQDMEFLIGSHGQISFRGCLNYQEVEKYTIVVEAEDHGKPSLTGTCTVTIQIEDQNNHLPFITGYTGIGRVKENVINSAPFRIHVEDKDKRNSAAWRAKYSVHGDDGEHFRIETDPETNDGILSVIKPLDFEKGMQRKLSISVMNEALYFTCTSEERDRIESQPKNVTIIVEDVNDPPEFLGALKEVFVEENIATGYLLERFTAVDRDVMFSNEFVYKIGKDPACWVTVDPKTCEIRTAKIMDRESRFVVNGTYTVIVHAVDEGNPRMTGTATLKIHLKDQNDNVPQLSENMMQLCLSDEANVVNITAYDLDGDPYSGPFHFELLGDVKGRWRLDPSFGTSVKLVKESLVCTGKHRLFLRISDQQGLPSLQNLSVTVCHCIAPNTCHRVMSAATRAGLFGVIFAAIFLLLASLLLILSITRGKQKAKEVLDSEFGLLPSRTEELGDDCEVPNSIARKPIRRQVKPPRKVNYKPNKCLKGNPEQNVAIFKIQKTLGISISKKICSIQDSKNELSDYDPHVYADEGSRPPTPDLDSLSISEPEFDPEQLLDLGPCFNSLAAISWPELVTHNISAATYVSNVSSGQI; from the exons CAAAGTGTGGGACTCTTCAGTACAGCCTTAGCCGAAGCTCTAATTCGACACAAAAGGTCCTGGATCATTGCTTATTTTCAAATCGAGGAGGAACATCCTGGTCCGTACCCAATAGAGCTTGGCGCT GTTGCAGAAGTAGATGCTTATCATGTCCTCAAAGTCTACGGGAAGGGAGTTGATGAAGAACCCCGACATGTTTTTGATATAGACAGAAAGACTGGAATTGtgaatgtatataaaaaaattgaTTATGAAACACATAAAAAATTCTTG CTCATCTTCGAAATCAACAACAAAACCAGTCATGTGGAGACCAGGCTGGCAATTGACATAGTAGTAAAAAACATAAACGACAACAGTCCACAATTTCCGGAGAACACATTTACAATCACAGTAAACGAATCCACTCACcaag GAACATACTTAACTACTGTAACAGCCACAGACAGAGATGAACCTGGCATTTTCCTAGAGAATTACAGAATCGCCTCGCAGGTGCCGAAGTCACAGGACATGGAGTTCCTGATCGGGAGCCATGGTCAGATATCCTTCAGGGGATGTCTTAACTACCAG GAAGTTGAAAAGTACACCATCGTGGTTGAGGCCGAGGACCATGGAAAGCCAAGTCTGACGGGCACATGTACAGTGACCATCCAAATCGAGGACCAGAACAATCACCTTCCATTCATTACAGGTTATACA GGTATAGGAAGGGTGAAAGAGAATGTAATCAACTCAGCCCCATTCCGAATTCATGTGGAAGACAAGGACAAAAGGAACTCTGCTGCGTGGAGGGCTAAATACAGCGTACACGGAGATGATGGAGAACACTTCAGGATTGAGACTGACCCAGAAACCAATGATGGAATCCTCTctgtcattaag CCTTTGGACTTTGAGAAGGGCATGCAAAGAAAACTGTCCATCAGCGTTATGAATGAGGCTCTGTACTTCACGTGTACCTCAGAAGAACGTGACAGGATTGAATCCCAGCCTAAGAATGTCACTATAATTGTGGAAGATGTCAATGACCCACCAGAGTTTCTGGGGGCTTTGAAGGAAGTGTTTGTGGAGGAAAACATAGCGACTGGATACCTGCTTGAAAGATTTACCGCAGTGGACCGGGATGTAATGTTTTCAAATGaatttgt GTATAAAATCGGTAAAGATCCTGCTTGTTGGGTGACAGTGGACCCCAAAACTTGTGAAATTCGCACAGCAAAAATAATGGACCGAGAGTCACGCTTTGTGGTCAATGGAACCTACACCGTAATTGTACACGCTGTTGATGAAG GGAATCCCCGGATGACTGGAACAGCCACACTCAAAATCCACCTCAAAGATCAGAACGACAATGTTCCCCAGCTGTCTGAAAATATGATGCAACTATGCCTGTCTGATGAAGCCAATGTGGTCAACATCACAGCCTACGACCTGGATGGAGACCCATATTCTGGCCCCTTCCACTTTGAACTCCTGGGAGACGTCAAGGGCCGGTGGAGGCTTGACCCCAGTTTTG GGACATCTGTGAAGCTGGTGAAAGAGAGCCTGGTCTGTACCGGGAAGCACAGGCTATTCCTGCGGATCTCCGACCAGCAGGGGCTGCCCTCCCTACAGAATCTCTCAGTGACTGTGTGTCACTGCATCGCCCCAAATACATGCCATAGAGTAATGTCTGCTGCCACCAGGGCCGGACTTTTTGGGGTCATATTTGCTGCCATTTTCCTGCTACTAG CATCTCTACTACTTATTTTGTCGATAACCCGTGGGAAACAAAAAGCAAAGGAAGTTCTTGATTCTGAATTCGGCCTGCTTCCATCCAGAACTGAGGAACTAGGCGATGATTGTGAG GTTCCGAACTCCATTGCCAGAAAACCTATTAGGAGACAGGTTAAACCTCCTCGAAAAGTGAATTACAAGCCAAATAAATGTTTG AAAGGGAATCCAGAACAAAATGTTGccattttcaaaatacaaaaaacactGGGTATTTCTATTTCTAAG AAAATCTGTTCCATCCAGGACTCCAAGAATGAGCTCAGTGATTATGACCCCCACGTTTATGCCGACGAGGGGTCTCGTCCCCCAACTCCAGATCTGGACTCCCTCTCAATTTCTGAACCCGAGTTTGACCCAGAGCAGCTCTTGGACCTGGGGCCATGTTTCAACAGCCTAGCTGCCATTTCCTGGCCTGAGCTAGTAACACATAATATCAGTGCGGCCACCTATGTGAGCAATGTCAGCAGTGGACAGATTTGA